The following proteins come from a genomic window of Yinghuangia sp. ASG 101:
- a CDS encoding DUF2304 domain-containing protein — translation MVISVSVVLLLGIVLVVLLRKSGLRPLHAGVCVMFGFYVAGTSMAPSIHEAGMNFAGIVNGIHF, via the coding sequence ATGGTGATCTCGGTCTCCGTGGTGCTGCTTCTCGGCATCGTGCTCGTCGTCCTTCTCCGCAAGTCCGGACTGCGCCCGCTGCACGCGGGAGTCTGCGTCATGTTCGGCTTCTATGTCGCCGGGACCTCGATGGCCCCCTCGATCCACGAGGCCGGCATGAACTTCGCCGGGATCGTCAACGGCATCCACTTCTGA
- a CDS encoding S9 family peptidase, whose amino-acid sequence MSSEITFPRQHARTQRFTLGVPRAFTVTGGGGSGPTVLFLRSRSGGDRATCLWAYDPRLGERIVADPTALLGGAAEHLSPEERARRERSREGSAGIVGYAVDTAGKTAAFTLSGRLFVANPATGAVSEVDTPGPVIDPRPSPTGLHIAYVAGGELRVIGADGSGDRALASPESGEITWGAAEFIAAEEMQRSRGYWWSPDGTALIAARVDNAPVERWWIADPANPASAPHEVAYPAAGTPNADVTAHVVDAASGERTELTWDRKEFPYLVNVSWSASGPPLLVVATRDQRTERVLSANPVTGETTGVHTRTDPVWIDIVPGAPAWTPGGGLLRVEDTDDARRVVVDDRALTDAGLHVRAVLDSGATDVLLTASAGSAAAEPETGEVHVYRVSTDGAERVSTEPGVHTAVRSGNATVLVSSSLDRFGPKVTVLQNGSPVGAIASFAETPVLSAAVELGTAGEAPGLSPLGIPYALLLPHGFDPASGEKLPVLMDPYGGPHGQRVVAARNPHLTSQWFANQGFAVIVADGRGTPHHSPAWEKAIAGDFAGATLDDQVTALRALAAERPYLDLTRVGIRGWSYGGYLAALAVLRRPDVFHAAVSGAPVTDWRLYDTHYTERYLGHPGEEHRVYAANSLVDGGDLGPVADPARPLMIIHGLADDNVVAAHTLRLSSALLAAGRPHEVLPLSGVTHMTPQEQVAENLLLLQVEFLKRALGC is encoded by the coding sequence ATGAGCTCGGAGATCACGTTTCCCCGGCAGCACGCCCGCACGCAACGGTTCACTCTCGGGGTCCCGCGCGCATTCACGGTCACCGGGGGCGGCGGCTCGGGCCCGACCGTACTCTTTCTGCGCTCGCGCTCCGGAGGCGACCGCGCGACGTGTCTGTGGGCGTACGACCCGAGGCTCGGCGAGCGGATCGTCGCCGATCCGACGGCCCTGCTCGGCGGGGCCGCGGAGCATCTGTCGCCGGAGGAGCGGGCCCGCCGGGAGCGCAGCCGCGAGGGCTCGGCCGGCATCGTCGGCTACGCGGTCGACACGGCCGGGAAGACCGCGGCGTTCACGCTGTCCGGGCGCCTGTTCGTCGCGAACCCGGCGACCGGCGCCGTCTCCGAGGTGGACACGCCGGGGCCGGTCATCGACCCCCGCCCGTCGCCCACCGGCCTGCACATCGCGTACGTCGCGGGCGGCGAGCTGCGCGTCATCGGTGCGGACGGCTCCGGAGACCGCGCGCTGGCGAGCCCGGAGAGCGGCGAGATCACGTGGGGTGCCGCGGAGTTCATCGCCGCGGAGGAGATGCAGCGCAGCCGGGGGTACTGGTGGTCCCCCGACGGCACCGCGCTGATCGCGGCCCGCGTCGACAACGCGCCGGTGGAGCGCTGGTGGATCGCGGACCCCGCCAATCCGGCGTCCGCGCCGCATGAGGTGGCGTACCCCGCGGCCGGGACGCCGAACGCCGACGTGACGGCGCACGTGGTCGACGCCGCGTCCGGCGAGCGCACCGAACTGACGTGGGACCGCAAGGAGTTCCCCTACCTGGTGAACGTGTCGTGGTCGGCGTCCGGGCCGCCGCTGCTGGTCGTCGCGACGCGCGACCAGCGCACCGAGCGGGTGTTGTCCGCCAACCCGGTCACCGGTGAGACGACCGGTGTGCACACGCGGACCGACCCGGTGTGGATCGACATCGTGCCGGGGGCGCCCGCCTGGACGCCCGGCGGCGGGCTGCTGCGCGTCGAGGACACCGACGACGCGCGGCGCGTGGTCGTCGACGACCGGGCGCTCACCGACGCGGGCCTGCACGTGCGCGCGGTCCTGGACAGCGGCGCGACGGATGTGCTGCTGACGGCGTCGGCGGGCAGCGCGGCGGCCGAGCCGGAGACCGGCGAGGTCCACGTGTACCGCGTGAGCACCGACGGCGCCGAGCGGGTCAGCACCGAGCCGGGCGTGCACACGGCGGTCCGCTCCGGGAACGCGACGGTGCTGGTGTCGTCGTCGCTCGACCGCTTCGGGCCGAAGGTGACGGTGCTCCAGAACGGTTCGCCGGTCGGCGCGATCGCCTCCTTCGCCGAGACGCCGGTGCTGAGCGCGGCCGTCGAGCTGGGCACCGCCGGCGAGGCCCCCGGGCTCTCTCCGCTCGGCATCCCGTACGCGCTGCTGCTGCCGCACGGTTTCGACCCCGCGTCGGGCGAGAAGCTGCCGGTGCTCATGGACCCGTACGGCGGACCGCACGGGCAGCGCGTCGTGGCCGCGCGCAATCCCCATCTGACGTCGCAGTGGTTCGCGAACCAGGGCTTCGCGGTGATCGTCGCGGACGGCCGGGGCACGCCGCACCACTCGCCCGCGTGGGAGAAGGCGATCGCGGGCGACTTCGCCGGGGCGACGCTCGACGACCAGGTCACGGCGTTGCGGGCGCTCGCGGCGGAGCGGCCGTACCTCGATCTGACGCGGGTGGGCATCCGGGGCTGGTCGTACGGCGGCTACCTGGCCGCGCTGGCGGTGCTCCGCCGTCCGGACGTGTTCCACGCGGCGGTGTCCGGCGCCCCGGTCACCGACTGGCGGCTGTACGACACCCACTACACCGAGCGCTACCTCGGCCACCCCGGTGAGGAGCACCGGGTGTACGCCGCGAACTCACTGGTCGACGGCGGTGACCTGGGCCCGGTCGCCGACCCGGCCCGCCCGCTGATGATCATCCACGGCCTCGCCGACGACAACGTGGTCGCCGCCCACACGCTGCGGTTGTCGTCCGCCCTTCTCGCGGCCGGGCGCCCCCACGAGGTGCTGCCGCTGTCCGGCGTGACGCACATGACGCCGCAAGAGCAGGTCGCGGAGAACCTGCTGCTTCTCCAAGTGGAGTTCCTGAAGCGCGCGTTGGGCTGTTGA
- a CDS encoding peptide ABC transporter substrate-binding protein produces MRGLTRVKWLAGAGILALAATACGGGGNGGGSGAPSGYYTASSTEPQNLLQPANANETGGFYPLSMLFRGLYTYDAKTGETKAAVAESMDSTDNVTWTVKLKSGWTFHNGEPVTAKSFVDAWNWGALSSSKQINATWFQPIVGYDQVHPENGEPTAQTMSGLKVVDDQTFTVQLAYPISSFKAQMGYSPFMPLPQEFYTNPDKYGQAPIGNGPFQLDTANGGWDRKKSITVKRYDNYAGEDKAKSEGVRLVFYTTYDAAYTALRDNRLDVIDQIPTAAVGNFQTDLGNRAIVQPQLAIQKIAFPLYDAAWGTPGAAKVRQGLSMAIDREGITKALYKGQEQPAVDWLAPGVPGHTDVCGDVCTYNPERAKQLIAEGGGIPGGKLTIATNADGPHKEWVTAVCNSINQALGGQACEPKLYAEFSVAREEITTKKMTGAYRTGWKADYPFPDNFLNDIYRTGAASNDSGYANPTFDSLAREAQGATDEDKALQLWQDAEKQLTQDLPSIPLWYYVTKAGHSTHVSNVTFDVFGNPEFTEVTVN; encoded by the coding sequence ATGCGCGGACTTACGCGCGTGAAGTGGCTCGCGGGCGCGGGGATCCTCGCGCTGGCGGCCACGGCGTGTGGCGGTGGCGGCAATGGAGGAGGCTCCGGCGCGCCGTCGGGTTACTACACCGCGAGCAGCACCGAGCCGCAGAACCTGCTGCAACCGGCCAACGCCAACGAGACGGGCGGCTTCTACCCGCTCTCGATGCTCTTCCGGGGTCTGTACACGTACGACGCCAAGACCGGTGAGACCAAGGCGGCGGTCGCCGAGTCGATGGACTCGACCGACAACGTCACCTGGACGGTCAAGCTCAAGTCCGGCTGGACGTTCCACAACGGCGAGCCCGTCACCGCCAAGTCGTTCGTCGACGCGTGGAACTGGGGCGCGCTCTCGTCCAGCAAGCAGATCAACGCCACGTGGTTCCAGCCGATCGTCGGCTACGACCAGGTGCACCCGGAGAACGGCGAGCCGACCGCGCAGACGATGTCCGGCCTGAAGGTCGTGGACGACCAGACGTTCACGGTCCAACTCGCGTACCCGATCTCGTCGTTCAAGGCGCAGATGGGCTACTCGCCGTTCATGCCGCTGCCGCAGGAGTTCTACACGAACCCCGACAAGTACGGTCAGGCGCCGATCGGCAACGGCCCCTTCCAACTCGACACCGCGAACGGCGGCTGGGACCGCAAGAAGTCGATCACCGTGAAGCGGTACGACAACTACGCCGGTGAGGACAAGGCCAAGTCCGAGGGCGTGCGCCTGGTCTTCTACACGACCTACGACGCCGCCTACACCGCGCTGCGCGACAACCGGCTCGACGTGATCGACCAGATCCCGACCGCGGCGGTCGGCAACTTCCAGACCGACCTGGGCAACCGCGCCATCGTGCAGCCGCAGCTGGCGATCCAGAAGATCGCCTTCCCGCTGTACGACGCCGCGTGGGGCACGCCCGGAGCGGCGAAGGTCCGCCAGGGCCTGTCCATGGCGATCGACCGCGAAGGCATCACGAAGGCCCTGTACAAGGGCCAGGAGCAGCCCGCCGTCGACTGGCTCGCGCCCGGCGTCCCCGGCCACACCGACGTGTGCGGCGACGTCTGCACGTACAACCCCGAGCGCGCCAAGCAGCTGATCGCCGAGGGCGGCGGCATCCCCGGCGGCAAGCTGACCATCGCGACCAACGCCGATGGCCCGCACAAGGAATGGGTCACCGCGGTCTGCAACAGCATCAACCAGGCGCTGGGCGGCCAGGCCTGCGAGCCGAAGCTGTACGCGGAGTTCTCCGTCGCGCGTGAGGAGATCACCACCAAGAAGATGACCGGGGCGTACCGGACCGGCTGGAAGGCCGACTACCCGTTCCCGGACAACTTCCTGAACGACATCTACCGCACGGGCGCCGCGTCGAACGACTCCGGCTACGCGAACCCGACGTTCGACAGCCTGGCCCGCGAGGCGCAGGGCGCCACCGATGAGGACAAGGCCCTGCAGCTGTGGCAGGACGCCGAGAAGCAGCTCACGCAGGACCTGCCGTCGATCCCGCTTTGGTACTACGTGACGAAGGCCGGTCACTCGACCCACGTCTCGAACGTGACCTTCGACGTGTTCGGCAACCCGGAGTTCACCGAGGTCACCGTCAACTGA
- a CDS encoding ABC transporter permease, which yields MGRYVIRRLLQMIPVFIGTTFLIYFMVYQLGGDPIAAMFGDKAADPVFVRQMRAEYHLDDPLIVQYWHYLTGLLQGDFGTSFSGIPVSDELRRAFPISIRLALIAFVIEIVIGIGAGLLAGLRRGKFADSVVLVTTLIVISIPVFVLGYLFQYFLGTQWGLFPSTATPGDPTWSDLVLPGIVLGSLSLAFVARLTRTSIAENLRADYVRTATAKGLPRRRVVTVHLLRNSLIPVVTFLGADLGALMAGAIVTEGIFNVDGVGRLIYLAVTKHENATVVGAVAALVIVYLLMNLIVDLLYAVLDPRIRYV from the coding sequence ATGGGGCGTTACGTCATCCGACGGCTGCTCCAGATGATCCCGGTGTTCATCGGGACCACGTTCTTGATCTATTTCATGGTCTACCAGCTCGGTGGGGACCCGATCGCCGCGATGTTCGGCGACAAGGCCGCCGACCCGGTGTTCGTGAGACAGATGCGCGCCGAGTACCACCTCGACGACCCCCTGATCGTGCAGTACTGGCATTACCTCACCGGTCTGCTGCAAGGCGACTTCGGCACCAGCTTCAGCGGCATCCCCGTCTCGGACGAACTGCGGCGCGCGTTCCCGATCTCGATCCGGCTCGCCCTGATCGCGTTCGTCATCGAGATCGTCATCGGCATCGGCGCGGGCCTGCTCGCGGGGCTGCGGCGCGGCAAGTTCGCCGACTCGGTCGTCCTGGTCACCACCCTGATCGTGATCTCGATCCCGGTGTTCGTCCTCGGCTACCTGTTCCAGTACTTCCTGGGCACCCAGTGGGGGCTGTTCCCGTCGACGGCGACGCCCGGCGATCCGACGTGGAGCGACCTGGTCCTCCCCGGCATCGTGCTCGGCTCACTGTCGCTCGCGTTCGTGGCGCGCCTGACCCGCACGAGCATCGCGGAGAACCTGCGCGCCGACTACGTGCGGACGGCCACCGCGAAGGGGCTGCCCCGCCGCCGCGTGGTCACGGTGCACCTGCTGCGCAACTCCCTGATCCCGGTGGTGACGTTCCTCGGGGCCGACCTCGGCGCGCTCATGGCCGGGGCCATCGTCACCGAGGGCATCTTCAACGTCGACGGCGTCGGTCGGCTGATCTACCTGGCCGTCACCAAGCACGAGAACGCCACCGTGGTCGGCGCGGTCGCCGCCCTGGTCATCGTCTACCTGCTGATGAACCTCATCGTCGACCTGCTGTACGCCGTCCTGGACCCGAGGATCCGGTATGTCTGA
- a CDS encoding ABC transporter ATP-binding protein, whose protein sequence is MTTNQLTSPELPETLPGAPLLEVDDLRVEFRTRDGVAKAINGVSYSVAAGETLAVLGESGSGKSVTAQTVMGILDMPPGVVTGGEIRFHGRDMLKMSKEERRRIRGRKIAMIFQDALSALNPVYSVGFQLGEMFRVHEGMSRKAAKAKAVELMDLVRIPAAAQRVNDYPHQFSGGMRQRIMIAMAMALDPELIIADEPTTALDVTVQAQVMDLLAELQRERQMGLILITHDLGVVADVADKIAVMYAGRIVEEASVHDLYARPAHPYTEGLLASIPRLDLKGQDLYAIKGLPPNLLRIPSGCAFNPRCPYAQDVCRTDIPPLDEIAPGRHSACHFGRQVYDRNGGS, encoded by the coding sequence ATGACGACCAATCAGCTGACCAGTCCGGAGCTCCCGGAGACGCTCCCCGGCGCGCCGCTCCTCGAAGTCGACGACCTGCGCGTCGAGTTCCGCACGCGGGACGGGGTCGCGAAGGCGATCAACGGGGTGTCCTACTCGGTGGCCGCGGGCGAGACGCTGGCGGTGCTGGGGGAGTCCGGCTCGGGCAAGTCGGTGACCGCGCAGACCGTCATGGGCATTCTCGACATGCCGCCCGGCGTCGTCACCGGCGGCGAAATCCGGTTCCACGGCCGGGACATGCTCAAGATGAGCAAGGAGGAGCGTCGGCGGATCCGGGGCCGGAAGATCGCGATGATCTTCCAGGACGCCCTGTCCGCGCTCAACCCGGTCTACTCGGTGGGCTTCCAACTCGGCGAGATGTTCCGCGTCCACGAGGGCATGTCGCGCAAGGCGGCCAAGGCGAAGGCCGTCGAGCTGATGGACCTCGTCCGGATCCCCGCCGCCGCGCAGCGCGTGAACGACTACCCGCACCAGTTTTCCGGCGGCATGCGCCAGCGCATCATGATCGCGATGGCGATGGCGCTCGACCCCGAGCTGATCATCGCCGACGAGCCGACCACGGCCCTCGACGTGACCGTGCAGGCCCAGGTCATGGACCTGCTCGCGGAACTCCAGCGCGAACGCCAGATGGGCCTGATCCTCATCACACACGACCTCGGCGTGGTCGCGGACGTCGCCGACAAGATCGCGGTCATGTACGCGGGGCGCATCGTGGAGGAGGCGTCCGTGCACGACCTGTACGCCAGACCCGCGCACCCCTACACCGAGGGCCTGCTCGCCTCGATCCCGCGCCTCGACCTCAAGGGCCAGGACCTGTACGCGATCAAGGGCCTCCCGCCGAACTTGCTGCGCATCCCGTCCGGCTGCGCGTTCAACCCGCGCTGCCCGTACGCCCAGGACGTGTGCCGCACCGACATCCCGCCGCTGGACGAGATCGCGCCCGGCCGCCACAGCGCCTGCCACTTCGGGCGGCAGGTGTACGACCGCAACGGAGGTTCGTGA
- a CDS encoding ABC transporter permease, protein MTDTQGSAPEPPPEKRADAGGDTGPDTTAPQPPARADAEPTDPAASRPDARATGQAARRADEQPRERVPRQATDEAGDQATDDAAAQATGQALRQAPDPATVLTTDPPEPPDQPDQPDDSTRPDPPPGGADERVGNLWSDAWYDLRRRKMFLVPAFVIFVLLLIAAFPQLFTDHNPHDAGACRLVNSLKDPSGSHWFGYDVQGCDVYTKVIWSTRNSIVVGFSTVVIVTLVGGVLGLIAGYVGGWADGLLSRFADIFFAIPLMLGAILALAVIGKGDALTVALIMAALVWPKIFRLMRGAVIANKHNDYVIAARALGGGTFRVTFRHILPNAIAPVLVYVTISLGEFIAAEAALSYLGVGIQPPGISWGLMISDAQERFLQASHPLLFPSLFLSVTVLSFILMGDAVRDALDPKNR, encoded by the coding sequence ATGACTGACACCCAGGGGAGCGCGCCGGAGCCGCCACCGGAAAAGCGCGCGGACGCGGGCGGGGACACAGGCCCGGACACCACGGCGCCCCAGCCTCCCGCCCGGGCCGACGCCGAGCCCACGGACCCGGCCGCGAGCCGACCCGACGCCCGGGCCACCGGGCAGGCCGCCCGGCGGGCCGACGAGCAGCCGCGCGAGCGGGTCCCTCGGCAGGCCACCGACGAGGCCGGCGACCAGGCGACCGACGATGCCGCGGCCCAGGCGACCGGCCAAGCCCTCCGGCAGGCCCCCGATCCGGCGACCGTCCTGACCACCGACCCACCCGAACCACCCGATCAACCCGATCAACCCGACGACTCCACCCGCCCCGACCCGCCCCCCGGCGGAGCCGACGAGCGCGTCGGGAACCTGTGGTCGGACGCGTGGTACGACCTGCGCCGCCGCAAGATGTTCCTCGTCCCGGCGTTCGTCATCTTCGTGCTGCTGCTGATCGCGGCGTTCCCGCAGTTGTTCACCGACCACAACCCGCACGACGCCGGTGCCTGCAGGCTCGTGAACTCCCTGAAGGATCCCAGCGGTTCGCACTGGTTCGGCTACGACGTACAAGGCTGCGACGTCTACACGAAAGTCATCTGGTCGACGCGGAACTCGATCGTCGTGGGCTTCTCCACGGTGGTCATCGTCACCCTCGTCGGCGGCGTCCTCGGTCTGATCGCGGGCTATGTGGGCGGCTGGGCCGACGGCCTCCTGTCGCGCTTCGCCGACATCTTCTTCGCGATCCCGCTCATGCTCGGCGCGATCCTCGCGCTGGCGGTCATCGGCAAGGGCGACGCGCTCACCGTGGCCCTGATCATGGCCGCCCTCGTCTGGCCGAAGATCTTCCGTCTGATGCGCGGCGCGGTCATCGCGAACAAGCACAACGACTACGTCATCGCGGCCCGGGCGCTCGGCGGCGGCACCTTCCGGGTGACGTTCCGCCACATCCTGCCCAACGCGATCGCACCCGTCCTCGTGTACGTGACCATCAGCCTCGGCGAGTTCATCGCGGCCGAGGCGGCGCTGTCGTACCTCGGCGTCGGAATCCAGCCACCCGGCATCTCGTGGGGGCTGATGATCAGCGACGCGCAGGAGCGCTTCCTCCAGGCATCCCACCCGCTGTTGTTCCCATCGCTGTTCCTCAGCGTCACGGTCCTCAGCTTCATCCTGATGGGCGACGCCGTGCGCGACGCCCTCGATCCGAAGAACCGATAG
- a CDS encoding ABC transporter permease has translation MSEHDPQREKLPTRSAEQPQFGSQEEPALFLADAEATTVEKTDTYGAPDVTPEEATEKPRGSWAEAWRELRHSPRFYISAVILLLLIVMACFPGWFTDQDPRFCPIARSDLKPSGAHWFGTNTQGCDIYARTIFGARASIIVGVATTAIIVVLGGVVGAIAGYFGGWVDTILARVTDIFFGIPLLLAALVFMSAFQDRTVWTVVAALGIFGWMQTARIMRGSVITVKSADYVVAARALGAGTGRVLMRHVLPNAVAPVIVVATISLGTFISTEATLSFLGIGLPLTEVSWGADISTATNVIRDSPYQLFFPSLFLSVTVLSFILLGDAVRDALDPKLR, from the coding sequence ATGTCTGAGCACGACCCGCAGCGCGAGAAGCTGCCCACCCGCAGCGCCGAGCAGCCGCAGTTCGGCTCGCAGGAGGAGCCGGCGCTGTTCCTCGCCGACGCCGAGGCCACGACCGTCGAGAAGACCGACACGTACGGCGCCCCCGACGTCACGCCGGAGGAGGCGACCGAGAAGCCGCGCGGGTCGTGGGCCGAGGCGTGGCGCGAACTGCGGCACAGCCCGAGGTTCTACATCTCCGCGGTCATCCTGCTGCTGCTGATCGTCATGGCGTGCTTCCCGGGCTGGTTCACCGACCAGGACCCGCGGTTCTGCCCGATCGCGCGCAGCGACCTCAAGCCGTCGGGCGCCCACTGGTTCGGCACCAACACGCAGGGCTGCGACATCTACGCGCGGACGATCTTCGGTGCGCGGGCGTCGATCATCGTCGGCGTCGCGACGACGGCGATCATCGTCGTCCTCGGCGGCGTCGTGGGTGCGATCGCCGGCTACTTCGGCGGCTGGGTCGACACGATCCTGGCCCGCGTCACCGACATCTTCTTCGGCATCCCGCTGCTGCTCGCCGCCCTGGTCTTCATGAGCGCGTTCCAGGACCGCACCGTGTGGACGGTGGTCGCGGCACTCGGCATCTTCGGCTGGATGCAGACGGCCCGCATCATGCGCGGCTCGGTGATCACCGTGAAGTCGGCCGATTATGTGGTCGCCGCACGGGCGTTGGGCGCGGGTACGGGACGTGTGCTGATGCGGCACGTCCTGCCCAACGCGGTGGCGCCGGTCATCGTCGTCGCGACCATCTCGCTCGGCACGTTCATCTCGACCGAGGCGACGCTGTCGTTCCTCGGCATCGGGCTGCCGCTCACCGAGGTGTCGTGGGGTGCCGACATCAGCACCGCGACCAACGTGATCCGCGACTCGCCGTACCAGCTGTTCTTCCCGTCGCTGTTCCTGTCCGTGACGGTGCTCAGCTTCATCCTGCTGGGCGACGCGGTCCGCGACGCCCTCGACCCGAAGCTCCGATGA
- a CDS encoding ABC transporter ATP-binding protein: MLLDPDAALLEVDDLHVEFHTRDGIAKAVNGVSFRVHAGETLAVLGESGSGKSVTAQAIMGILDTPPARLSRGTIRFQGRDLLTMGQEERRRIRGRHVAMIFQDALSALNPVLSVGKQLGEMFRVHRGMSRREAKAKAVELMDLVRIPAAKARVDDYPHQFSGGMRQRIMIAMAMALEPDLIIADEPTTALDVTVQAQVMDLLAALQREFHMGLILITHDLGVVADVADNIVVMYAGRIVERAPVHALYQAPAHPYTMGLLESIPRLDHKGGELAAIKGLPPNLLRIPAGCAFHPRCPYVRDVCRTETPPLHAVAGTGAAAHRTSACHFRKEALDGTIAR, translated from the coding sequence GTGCTTCTCGACCCCGACGCCGCGCTGCTCGAAGTCGACGACCTGCACGTCGAGTTCCACACGCGCGACGGCATCGCCAAAGCCGTCAACGGGGTGTCGTTCCGTGTGCACGCCGGCGAAACGCTCGCGGTACTCGGCGAGTCCGGCTCGGGCAAGTCGGTGACCGCGCAGGCGATCATGGGCATTCTCGACACCCCGCCCGCCCGGCTGTCCCGGGGGACGATCCGCTTCCAGGGCCGCGACCTGCTGACGATGGGTCAGGAGGAGCGGCGCCGGATCCGGGGCCGACACGTCGCGATGATCTTCCAGGACGCGCTGTCAGCCCTGAACCCCGTGCTGTCGGTGGGCAAGCAGCTCGGCGAGATGTTCCGCGTCCACCGCGGCATGTCGCGGCGCGAGGCCAAGGCCAAAGCGGTCGAGTTGATGGACCTGGTCCGCATCCCGGCCGCGAAGGCGCGCGTCGACGACTACCCGCACCAGTTCTCCGGCGGCATGCGCCAGCGCATCATGATCGCGATGGCGATGGCCCTGGAACCGGACCTCATCATCGCCGACGAGCCGACCACGGCCCTCGACGTGACCGTGCAGGCCCAGGTGATGGACCTGCTCGCGGCCCTGCAACGCGAGTTCCACATGGGCCTGATCCTCATCACGCACGACCTCGGCGTGGTCGCGGACGTGGCCGACAACATCGTCGTGATGTACGCCGGGCGCATCGTCGAGCGCGCTCCCGTCCACGCGCTCTACCAGGCCCCGGCGCACCCGTACACGATGGGCCTGCTCGAATCGATCCCGCGGCTCGACCACAAGGGCGGCGAACTCGCGGCGATCAAAGGCCTCCCGCCGAACCTCCTGCGCATACCGGCGGGTTGCGCCTTCCACCCGAGGTGCCCGTATGTGCGCGACGTGTGCCGTACGGAAACGCCGCCGCTGCACGCGGTCGCGGGAACCGGCGCGGCGGCCCACCGCACGAGCGCCTGCCATTTCCGGAAGGAGGCGCTCGATGGCACCATCGCCCGATAA
- a CDS encoding ABC transporter ATP-binding protein has translation MAPSPDKAREADPVLQVKGLVKHFPLTQGILFQRQVAAVRAVDGVTFDLGRGETLGLVGESGCGKSTVAKLLMNLERPTRGQVLYKGEDISRLSGRALKAVRRNIQMVFQDPYTSLNPRMTVGDIIGEPFAIHPDVAPKGERRRRVQDLLDVVGLNPEHINRYPHQFSGGQRQRIGIARGLALNPEIIICDEPVSALDVSVQAQVINLMEKLQNEFDLSYVFIAHDLSIVRHISDRVAVMYLGKIVEIGTETEIYDHPTHPYTQALLSAVPVPDPRDRERRERIILAGDVPSPVNPPSGCRFRTRCWKARDVCAEDAPVLAPPEGLSGPAAHASACHFAELRDTVTSP, from the coding sequence ATGGCACCATCGCCCGATAAGGCGCGGGAGGCCGACCCGGTCCTGCAAGTCAAGGGCCTGGTCAAGCACTTCCCGCTCACCCAGGGCATTCTGTTCCAGCGTCAGGTCGCCGCGGTCCGGGCGGTCGACGGCGTGACCTTCGACCTCGGGCGCGGCGAGACGCTGGGCCTGGTGGGGGAGTCGGGCTGCGGCAAGTCGACGGTCGCGAAGCTGCTGATGAACCTGGAGCGGCCGACGCGGGGCCAGGTGCTGTACAAGGGCGAGGACATCTCGCGTCTGTCCGGTCGGGCGCTGAAGGCGGTCCGCCGGAACATCCAGATGGTCTTCCAGGACCCGTACACCTCGCTCAACCCCCGCATGACCGTCGGCGACATCATCGGCGAGCCGTTCGCGATCCATCCGGACGTCGCGCCCAAGGGCGAGCGGCGCAGGAGAGTCCAGGACCTCCTGGACGTGGTCGGCCTGAACCCCGAGCACATCAACCGGTATCCGCATCAGTTCTCGGGGGGTCAGCGGCAGCGCATCGGTATCGCGCGGGGGCTGGCGCTGAACCCGGAGATCATCATCTGCGACGAGCCGGTGTCGGCGCTGGACGTCTCGGTGCAGGCGCAGGTGATCAACCTGATGGAGAAGCTCCAGAACGAGTTCGACCTCAGCTACGTCTTCATCGCGCACGACCTGTCGATCGTGCGGCACATCTCCGACCGGGTGGCGGTCATGTACCTCGGCAAGATCGTCGAGATCGGCACCGAAACCGAGATCTACGACCACCCCACCCACCCCTACACCCAAGCCCTGCTCTCCGCCGTGCCCGTTCCGGATCCGCGTGACCGGGAGCGCCGGGAGCGGATCATCCTGGCCGGCGACGTGCCGTCGCCGGTGAACCCGCCGTCCGGCTGCCGCTTCCGCACGCGCTGCTGGAAGGCGCGGGACGTGTGTGCCGAGGACGCGCCGGTCCTGGCACCGCCGGAGGGCCTGTCGGGCCCGGCCGCGCACGCGAGCGCGTGCCACTTCGCCGAGCTGCGGGACACCGTGACGTCGCCCTGA